The segment ACGGCCGTACATCGGCATCGTCGCGCAGCCGGTCCAAGTGCCCGTGATGGGAGAGCAACGTCTCGGACTGCTCATCACCGACGTGGCCGATCGCTCACCCGCTGATCGTGCGCATCTCATGCCCGGCCGCATCGTCATCGGGGTCGGCGGAGCGTTGCTCGATTCGCCCGACGATCTCGCGGCTGCCGTCGACGACAGCGAGGTCGGTGGATCGATCCGGCTCGACCTGCTCGACGGTGAGCGCGTCGGCGGAATCGAAGTCTTCATCGGCGACGCGTCGAGGGCCCAGAAAGCGGCATGACGCGGATCGCGATCGCGGGGTCTTCCGACGTCGCCCGTGCGGGCGTCGCCAGCATCGTGGCGGGTATCGACGGGTTCGACCTGGTCGGTCGCGCCGCGACACCCGATGAGCTCGCCGATCTCGTGCGTTCCTCGACACCCGACGTCGTGCTCATCGACGCCGGTCCGAACGACGCCGACGACATCGCCCGGTGGCTATCGGTAATGGGTGATGCGCTCCACGCACCGGGCGTCGTGCTGCTCTCGGACGAGCCGTCGGATGAGGCGTTCGGCCGGCACCGAGCGTGGGCGTCCTTGCCGCGCCAGGCCGGGCGAGAAGAGATCGAAGCGTCGATCCGCGCGGTTGCGGTGGGACTCGTCGTCCTCCACCCCGACGCGCTCGATCAACCTGCGCCTGTCCGTTCCAACGTCGACGGCGGCGTGCTCACGCCGCGAGAGATCGAAGTCCTCGGCATGCTGGCGGGCGGACTGCCGAACAAGGCGATCGCGAAGAAACTCGGCGTCTCCGCGCATACGGTGAAATTCCACGTCGGTTCGATCATGACGAAGCTCCACGCCTCGAGCCGCACCGAAGCGGTCACCGACGGCATCCGCCGCGGCTTGATATTCCTATAGCATTATTTTGGGGAGCGGTCGAGCTTCAGCTCGACCGCCGCGGTCTATCATGGGCAAGCTCGTCTGCGGTCGATATAAATCTCGACCGCTCCCCAGTTTATAAAAGCGCCTGTTTCAAGTCCTCCATCAGGTCGGCTGGATGTTCGAGGCCGACTGAGACGCGCAGGAGATCGGCGGGCGTCGTCGTGCCCGGACCCTCGATGGACGCACGATGCTCGATGAGGCTCTCGGATCCGCCGAAGCTCGTCGCGCGCGTGAATACCCGGCAACGCGCCGCGACGCCCATCGCCGCTGGCTCGCCCCCTCGGACTTGGAACGAAAGCAGTCCACCGAACCCGCTCATCTGCCTCGCAGCGATCGCGTGGCCGGGCGCGCTTTTCAAGCCCGGGTAGTGGACTGCGCTGACCTTCGGATGCCCAACGAGAAACAGCGCGAGTTCCAGCGCCGAACCCGATTGCGCTCGCACGCGCAACGCCAGCGTGCGCATGCCGCGCAGAGCCAGCCAACAATCGAACGGCGACGGCACGGCGCCGAGCGCGTGCTGGAGATGGCGAAGGCGCTCGAATCTCGGCCCTTCTTCTCTCGCGATCACCGCGCCGCCGAGCACGTCGCTATGGCCGCCGATATATTTCGTCGTGGCATGGACGACGAAATCCGCCCCGTCGGAGAGCGGACGTGAAAGGATCGGCGTTGCCAGCGTATTGTCGCACACGCAGATCGCGCCCGCCTTGTGCGCGATCTTGACGACTGCCGAGATATCCGCCACCTTCAGCATCGGGTTCGAGGGCGTCTCGACCCAGATCATCCGCGTGTTCGGCCGCACCGCCGCGCTCACCGCCTCGAGATCGCCTATCTCCACGTACGTCGCTTCGAGGCCCCAAGGCGTCAGGCAGTCGTTCAAGATGACGCGCGTACCGTAGTATGCGTCACCGGGTAGGATCACGTGGTCACCGCGCGAGAGGGTTTGCATGATCGTCGCGGTCGCGGCCGATCCCGACGAGAAAGCGGCTGCCGCCGCGCCGCCCTCGATGACGGCGAGCGCCGTCTCGAGCGAGCCGCGAGTCGGATTCGCCTTCCTTTGATAGCTGTAGCCGCGTGAGTACCCGCCGTCGGCGTCGCGCTCGAAGATGGTCGACAGATGGATCGAAGGCGAAACCGCGCCGGTCGCCGGCTCCGGCTGCGCTCCGGCGTGGACGGCGAGGGTCTCTATGTGGACCGACTTCTCTACACTCATGCTTATCTCGAGCCGAGCTTCGCTCGGCCTACCACATTTTCACACCCTCAGTACTTGATCTCGAGGCCGAAGGACGGCGTCTTCGTCTGGGTGTTGTTCCAGAGATAGCGCTCGCCGTAGAACAGCTGCAAACGTTCGCTCAACCGTAGATCGCCGTACAAGTCGAGGGTCGGATGCTTCGGATCGTAGACCCGGGCGTCGATCCCGATCGGGCTGCCGAACGGCCGGAACAGCGCTGCGATCCCGAGCTTCGAGTATTCGACGCCCGCCCCGAGCTGGAGATCCTTCGAGTTGTGGTCGAGCAGGAAGTTGTACGTCGTCGAATAGCCGAGATCGTTCGCTCCGACCGAGAGATGCGTCTTCGCTTTGGGCAGCAAGACCAGATTCAGGTCGCTGGCGGGTCCGCCGCCGTGCGTGCCCCAGGTCTCTCGTACATCCGCTTGGACGAGCGGCTGCGAGAATAACCCGCTACCCAGCTGGAATCGCGGCAACGGATGTGTTCCGCCGGACGCGCCCGGTGCCGGTGTCGCGCCTGAAGGAAGCGGTTGCGAAGCGCCCGGCTGCACCGGACTGGGTTCCGTTCCGGCCGTCGTGAACTGTCCGAGGATCGCGTCGGCTTTCGCCGTCACGGACTGGAGATTCGCGACCGTCTGCTTCAGTTCCGACTCCGTCTTCGGATCGCCGGTGACGCTCTCGAGTTCGGTCGCCATCGCTTTGAGCTTCGCCGTCGCGCCCTCGACGTTCTGCACGGTGCCGATGAGGCCGTCGTGCAGGAGAGGATCTTGCGCGATCGAGGCGATCCCCGCCATCGTCTTGTTCAGGTTATCGGCCGTCGACGAGAGGCGGTCGACGAGCTTCTGGAGGCGCGGGCGGTCCTCGCTGACGAGCCCGTTGAGATTGCCCGTGAGCGCGTCCATGTTGCCGCCGGTCGTACGGATGGTCTCGTTCAACGCCGTGACGGTCGATTGCATCTGGGCGGTCAGCGTCGTAAGGCTCGAGTCGGCATCTTGCACGAGACTGTCCGTATGCGTCGCGACGAGCGAGAATTTCCTCGCGAGCGCCGGCAGTTCGCGATTGACTACCGCCATCGTCTTCGAGAAGTTCTTCAACTGCTCTTGACCGGCGCTGATGAGGTCGGTCAGCGTCGGCGGCAGCGTGCCCCAAGGCTGCTGATCCAAGGGCAGGGGCTGCTGCGGCATGATCATCGCGACCTGGCGCTGCGTCGGCGGTTCGATCGTCAGCGTCGTGGCGCCCGTGATCGTGATTGCGACGACGAACAAGGAGTCGCGATAAATCGTGACGCCGTTGTTGATCGTGCACGTCACCTCGACGGTCTGATCCGGCAGCAGATCGACCGTCGTCACCTCTCCGACCTGGACACCCGACAGCAGAACGGTGCTGCCCTCCTGCAAGCCGCCGACGTCGTGGAACCGCAGGCCGACCTTATACCCGTTATGCGATAGCGCGTAGTTCGTGATGAAGTAGTACGCCGCGAACACGCCCGCGAGCGCCAAGAGCGTGAAGATGCCGACCCGCGCTTGCGTGCTCACGCCGGCGTGCTCATCGATCGGCTAAACGGGGATCGGGCCAACGTCGCTCCCTTGCAAGAATTGCTGGACGATCGGGTTCGGCGATTGTCGCACCTTGGGGACCGAGCCGTACTCGATGATCGTCCCCTCGAAAAGCAACGCGATCTCGTCCGCGATCGCGAAGACCGACGGCAAGTCGTGCGATATGACGAGGCACGTCACTTTCAGCTTGTGCTGGATGTTCTTGATCGTCTCGGTGATGATGTTCGTCATGATCGGATCCAGACCGGTCGTCGGCTCGTCGAACATGATGATTTCAGGCTCGTTCACGATGGCGCGGGCAAACCCCGCTCGCTTTTGCATGCCTCCGGAAAGCTCCCCGGGCAACTTGTCACCCTCTCCATCGAGCCCGACCGATTCGAGCGCGTTCTTGACCCGTTCGTTGATCTCGTCGTCCTCCAGATCGGTGAGCTCGTAGAGCGGAAAGGCGACGTTCTCTGAGACCGACATCGAGTCGAAGAGCGCGTTGTACTGAAAAGCGAAACCGATCCGTTTACGGATCTCGAGGATCTCCGTCTCCGGCAGCCTGCTGATCTCCGAGCCGAGCGTGAAGACGCAGCCGCGGGTCGGCCGGCGCAGCCCGTTCGCGACGCGCAGGATCGTCGACTTGCCGGCGCCCGACAGTCCGATGATGCACGTCGTATGACCGCGGATGCAATCGAGCGAGCAATCCGACAGCACGATCTTCTCGCCGTAGCGCAGCTCGACGGATTGAAGCCTGATCGCGACGTCCGGCGGAGGCGGCGAGGGCACCAGCTCTCGCGACTGTTTCTCGTCGATCATGGGAACAGCACGAACGATAGCGCGAAGTTGAACACGAAGATGAGGATGATCCCGGTGACGACCGCGTGCGTCGTCACCCGGCCGACGCCTTCGGCCCCTCCTTCGGCCCGGAAGCCTTCGTAACCGGCGACGAGCGCGACCAGCACGCCGAAGACCGCGGCCTTCTCAAGACCTTTGTAGAAATCGGAAAAGATGATCGTCGTCTGCACGGAGTGCCAATACGTGTACGGCGACATGTGCACCCGCAGCCACGCCATGTAATAGCCGCCGTAGACACCGACGATATCCGCGAAGACAGTGAGCATCGGGACCGTGATGAGCGATGCCAATAGGCGCGGGGTGACGAGGACCTTCACCGCGCTGACGCCCATCGATTGGAGCGCTTCGACTTGCTCGGTGACGACCATCGAGCCGAGCGAAGCGGTGATCGCCGCACCCGCGCGGCCGGCGAAGACGATGCCGGTGAGCATCGGCCCCAGCTCGCGGACCTCGCCGAAGGCGACGCTCCCACCGACGAACTGCGACAGGCCATAACTCACGGCTTGCGAGGCCGCTTCGAGCGATATCACCAAGCCGGTGAAGAGAGAGGTCAACACGACGATCGTCCACGACTCGACGCCGAGGAAGTACGCCTGCCGTATGACTTCGACAGGTCGGAAGTTCAGGGTGACGACGTTACGGCAGACCTCGCCGAACATCGTCGCGAGCCCGCCCGCGTATTCGAAGAACCGGTTGACGCCGGAGAAGGGGCCCGCCCGGCGCGGCGCCACGGCGCTCATCGAGACGAACCCCCGCCGGCGTCGCCGAGCGCATCGAGGACGCGGCGCGCCGCTTCCAGCCGTCGCTGCGCCGCGCCCCGCTCGGCCTGCGCGTTGTACTGGCGTTGATAGAGGTCGTCGAGGCGGCGGTCGAGGTCGGCGAGATGGGTGACCGACTCGCGCGCGAGGGCGGCGAAATAACGGTGCATCTCCTTCTTCAGCGAGGCGAGCGCATCGGCATCACCGGCCCGGGACCGTGCGCGATCGCGCGATCGTACGAGCGCTCTGTCGGTGACGTGGAAATCGTCGAGCAGAGCGAGGAGCTCGATGGCTTGCGCGTTCACGACGTCGCGCCTTTCACCGCATTGGCCGAGGCCGCAGGCTTGCGCCCGAAAACCGGCACGTCCACGCGGGAGAGCGCTTCGCGCTGGAGCGCGATCAAGGTATCGATGCCGGACCGCGCGAGTCCCAGCAGACGGTCGAGCTCCTGGCGCGAAAACGGCAACCCTTCCGCGGTGCCCTGCAGTTCGACGAACTTGCCCTCCCCGGTCATGACGACGTTCATATCGACTTGCGCTTGCGAATCCTCCGCGTACGAGAGGTCGAGAACGGGGCGGCCGCCGACGAGCCCGACCGAAACGGCCGCCAGCCAGTCGATGACCGGCCAGCCGCGAAGCTTGTTCTCCTGACGCAAGCGCGCGAGCGAAAGACAAAGCGCGACGAAGGCGCCGGTGACCGCGGCCGTCCGCGTGCCGCCATCCGCCTGGATGACGTCGCAATCGATGGTTATCGTCCGCTCGCCGAGCGCTTTCGTGTCGACGACGGAGCGCAGACTGCGGCCGATGAGCCGTTGGATCTCATGCGTCCGGCCGCCGATGCGACCCTGCGAAGCCTCGCGCGGCGTCCGTTGCGCGGTCGACCGCGGCAGCAGCGAGTACTCGGCGGTCACCCACCCGACGCCTTGGCCCTTGAGGAACGGCGGCACGCGGTCCTCGACGGTCGCCGCGCACAGCACCTTCGTCTCGCCGAACGCGATGAGCAGCGAACCTTCCGCGAAACGAAGGAAGTCGGGCTGCAGCGTCACCGGCCGCAGCGCGTCGTCGGCTCGTCCGTCCGAGCGCGAGTTAGGATCGTGCACGCGTCACTCGACCGTGACCGTCTTCGCGAGATTGCGCGGCTGGTCGACGTCGCACCCCTTGCGGTCGGCGATGTGGTACGCGAGCAGCTGAAGCGGTACGACGTTGACGATCGGGGCGATCAGATGATGCGTCGCCGGCACTTCGAAGATGTCGTCCGCTATCTCGAGCACCTCGTGGTCGCCGGGATTCGCGACCGCGATGACCCGGCTTTCCCTGGCCTTCGCCTCGGCCATATTGCTCAGCACTTTCTCTTCCACCGGACCGCGCGTCGCGATGACGACGGTCGGCACGTTCTCGTCGAGAAGCGCGATCGGTCCGTGCTTCATCTCGCCGGCGGCATAGCCCTCGGCGTGGATGTACGAGATCTCTTTGAGCTTCAGCGCGCCTTCGAGCGCGATCGGGTAGTTGACGTGCCGTCCGAGGAACAAGATCGACGTCGCTTTCGAATATCGGCGCGCCGCAGCGATAGCATCTTCATTCGTGTTGAGCGCCTGGTCGACGAGCGACGGCAGGTCGCGCAGCGATAGGCCGACCTCACGCAAGACGTCCGGATCGGCCGTGCCGCGGACCTTGGCGAGGTGCAGCGCGAGCAGCGCCATCGCGACGCACTGGGCCACGAACGTCTTCGTCGCCGCGACGCCGATCTCAGGCCCCGCGTGCGTGTAGAGCGTGCCGTGCGCGGCGCGCGCGAGCGCCGAACCGACGACGTTGCAGACGCCGAGGACGGTGGCGCCGCCGGCCTTCGCCATCCGGACGGCTTCCATCGTATCCGCGGTCTCGCCGCTTTGCGACACGGCGATCGCGAGCGTATCCTTCTCCACCACCGGATCGGAGTAGCGGAACTCGGAGGCGAGCTCGAGCTCGACCGGCAGCTTCGCGAGCTGGCGGATAAGGTACATCCCGTAGACGGCCGCGTGATAGGCCGTGCCGCACGCGAACATCGTCACCTTGCGCATCTTGAGGAGCCGATCGTCCGAGATGCCGATATCCGGCAGCTTCACGCCTCCCTGTTCGTCGAGGCGACCCGCGAGCGTGTCCTTGACGACCTTCGCCTGCTCGTAGATCTCCTTGAGCATGAAGTGCTTGAAGCCGCCCTTTTCCGCGCTGCGCACGTCCCACGCGACGTGCGTCACCTCGCGGTCGACATGTTCGCCGTTGAACGTCGTGATCGACGCGCCGTTGCGTCGGATGACGACGATCTCGCCCTCCTGAATGATGAGCTCTTTGCGCGTGTACTCGAGTATCGCCGGGATGTCGGACGCGACGAACATCTCGTCCTTGCCGATGCCGACGATGAGCGGCGATGCGCCGTTGCGCGCGAAGACGATCTCTTCCGGGTTATCCGCGGAGAGGACGCCGAGCGCGTACGCACCGCGGACGAGGCCGAGCACCTTGCGCACCGCGTCGACGATATCGCCGGCGTAGACGTCCTCGAGCAAGTGCGCGACGACCTCCGTATCGGTCTCGCTCGAGAACGTGTGGCCCTTTTCGATGAGATCCGCGCGCAGCATCGCGTGGTTCTCGATGATCCCGTTGTGGATGACCGCGATTCGCTGCTTGCAGTCGAGGTGCGGGTGCGCGTTCGTATCCGATGGGCGTCCATGGGTGGCCCAACGAGTGTGGCCGATACCCGCCGTGCCCGTCAGCGGATGCTTGCGCAGCGCTTCCTCGAGATTGCCGAGCTTGCCGACGCGCTTCGTACCGACGAGCTTGTCGCCTTCGACGAGCGCGACGCCGGCCGAATCGTAACCGCGGTACTCAAGGCGGCGCAGGCCGTCGAGCAGAACCCCGGTCACGTTGCGCGGGCCTATATAACCGACGATGCCACACATGTTTACAAGACTTGCCTTTCGCCGATCACGACGAGCCGTCGAG is part of the Candidatus Eremiobacteraceae bacterium genome and harbors:
- a CDS encoding ATP-binding cassette domain-containing protein translates to MPSPPPPDVAIRLQSVELRYGEKIVLSDCSLDCIRGHTTCIIGLSGAGKSTILRVANGLRRPTRGCVFTLGSEISRLPETEILEIRKRIGFAFQYNALFDSMSVSENVAFPLYELTDLEDDEINERVKNALESVGLDGEGDKLPGELSGGMQKRAGFARAIVNEPEIIMFDEPTTGLDPIMTNIITETIKNIQHKLKVTCLVISHDLPSVFAIADEIALLFEGTIIEYGSVPKVRQSPNPIVQQFLQGSDVGPIPV
- a CDS encoding response regulator transcription factor, which codes for MTRIAIAGSSDVARAGVASIVAGIDGFDLVGRAATPDELADLVRSSTPDVVLIDAGPNDADDIARWLSVMGDALHAPGVVLLSDEPSDEAFGRHRAWASLPRQAGREEIEASIRAVAVGLVVLHPDALDQPAPVRSNVDGGVLTPREIEVLGMLAGGLPNKAIAKKLGVSAHTVKFHVGSIMTKLHASSRTEAVTDGIRRGLIFL
- the rph gene encoding ribonuclease PH, with amino-acid sequence MHDPNSRSDGRADDALRPVTLQPDFLRFAEGSLLIAFGETKVLCAATVEDRVPPFLKGQGVGWVTAEYSLLPRSTAQRTPREASQGRIGGRTHEIQRLIGRSLRSVVDTKALGERTITIDCDVIQADGGTRTAAVTGAFVALCLSLARLRQENKLRGWPVIDWLAAVSVGLVGGRPVLDLSYAEDSQAQVDMNVVMTGEGKFVELQGTAEGLPFSRQELDRLLGLARSGIDTLIALQREALSRVDVPVFGRKPAASANAVKGATS
- the glmS gene encoding glutamine--fructose-6-phosphate transaminase (isomerizing), which codes for MCGIVGYIGPRNVTGVLLDGLRRLEYRGYDSAGVALVEGDKLVGTKRVGKLGNLEEALRKHPLTGTAGIGHTRWATHGRPSDTNAHPHLDCKQRIAVIHNGIIENHAMLRADLIEKGHTFSSETDTEVVAHLLEDVYAGDIVDAVRKVLGLVRGAYALGVLSADNPEEIVFARNGASPLIVGIGKDEMFVASDIPAILEYTRKELIIQEGEIVVIRRNGASITTFNGEHVDREVTHVAWDVRSAEKGGFKHFMLKEIYEQAKVVKDTLAGRLDEQGGVKLPDIGISDDRLLKMRKVTMFACGTAYHAAVYGMYLIRQLAKLPVELELASEFRYSDPVVEKDTLAIAVSQSGETADTMEAVRMAKAGGATVLGVCNVVGSALARAAHGTLYTHAGPEIGVAATKTFVAQCVAMALLALHLAKVRGTADPDVLREVGLSLRDLPSLVDQALNTNEDAIAAARRYSKATSILFLGRHVNYPIALEGALKLKEISYIHAEGYAAGEMKHGPIALLDENVPTVVIATRGPVEEKVLSNMAEAKARESRVIAVANPGDHEVLEIADDIFEVPATHHLIAPIVNVVPLQLLAYHIADRKGCDVDQPRNLAKTVTVE
- a CDS encoding MlaD family protein, which produces MSTQARVGIFTLLALAGVFAAYYFITNYALSHNGYKVGLRFHDVGGLQEGSTVLLSGVQVGEVTTVDLLPDQTVEVTCTINNGVTIYRDSLFVVAITITGATTLTIEPPTQRQVAMIMPQQPLPLDQQPWGTLPPTLTDLISAGQEQLKNFSKTMAVVNRELPALARKFSLVATHTDSLVQDADSSLTTLTAQMQSTVTALNETIRTTGGNMDALTGNLNGLVSEDRPRLQKLVDRLSSTADNLNKTMAGIASIAQDPLLHDGLIGTVQNVEGATAKLKAMATELESVTGDPKTESELKQTVANLQSVTAKADAILGQFTTAGTEPSPVQPGASQPLPSGATPAPGASGGTHPLPRFQLGSGLFSQPLVQADVRETWGTHGGGPASDLNLVLLPKAKTHLSVGANDLGYSTTYNFLLDHNSKDLQLGAGVEYSKLGIAALFRPFGSPIGIDARVYDPKHPTLDLYGDLRLSERLQLFYGERYLWNNTQTKTPSFGLEIKY
- a CDS encoding aminotransferase class I/II-fold pyridoxal phosphate-dependent enzyme, giving the protein MSVEKSVHIETLAVHAGAQPEPATGAVSPSIHLSTIFERDADGGYSRGYSYQRKANPTRGSLETALAVIEGGAAAAAFSSGSAATATIMQTLSRGDHVILPGDAYYGTRVILNDCLTPWGLEATYVEIGDLEAVSAAVRPNTRMIWVETPSNPMLKVADISAVVKIAHKAGAICVCDNTLATPILSRPLSDGADFVVHATTKYIGGHSDVLGGAVIAREEGPRFERLRHLQHALGAVPSPFDCWLALRGMRTLALRVRAQSGSALELALFLVGHPKVSAVHYPGLKSAPGHAIAARQMSGFGGLLSFQVRGGEPAAMGVAARCRVFTRATSFGGSESLIEHRASIEGPGTTTPADLLRVSVGLEHPADLMEDLKQALL
- a CDS encoding ABC transporter permease; protein product: MAPRRAGPFSGVNRFFEYAGGLATMFGEVCRNVVTLNFRPVEVIRQAYFLGVESWTIVVLTSLFTGLVISLEAASQAVSYGLSQFVGGSVAFGEVRELGPMLTGIVFAGRAGAAITASLGSMVVTEQVEALQSMGVSAVKVLVTPRLLASLITVPMLTVFADIVGVYGGYYMAWLRVHMSPYTYWHSVQTTIIFSDFYKGLEKAAVFGVLVALVAGYEGFRAEGGAEGVGRVTTHAVVTGIILIFVFNFALSFVLFP